A single window of Ovis canadensis isolate MfBH-ARS-UI-01 breed Bighorn chromosome 15, ARS-UI_OviCan_v2, whole genome shotgun sequence DNA harbors:
- the LOC138421332 gene encoding uncharacterized protein, whose amino-acid sequence MGKKLKFLKLERMKGLPRADFRAPVETEPMEICGPTHPRLGTGFSAQECGDQSREPLPLGSVRETQGSGLEERAGGGSGCFSTDLAHLTPTPVEVPSPFLSHGTSGGFWGASDLSVSLVWKPALGQAAGGWGLADPGPWIGEGRTRLSPVKGPGLRTAPHPSRLFLLPPLSLPPFCAFVSFPPPSLGPAPARPYSRLSPPPPFLGLAFPGGARSLQVESAQREPWGGVRGGPGPRALGREAALQKGPPRAARLPGEAERPRGRRGGRPARRELGAAAAPSGGWGDAEPRKSRGNTPGSKRPSPS is encoded by the exons ATGGGAAAGAAACTCAAATTTCTCAAACTTGAAAGGATGAAGGGATTACCACGGGCAGATTTCAGGGCTCCAGTGGAAACAGAACCTATGGAAATCTGTGGGCCCACCCACCCCAGGTTGGGCACAGGTTTTTCTGCTCAGGAATGTGGAGACCAGTCTAGGGAGCCTCTCCCCCTTGGCTCAGTTAGGGAAACCCAGGGTTCTGGTCTGGAAGAGAGAGCGGGGGGAGGGTCTGGATGCTTCAGCACTGACCTAGCCCACCTCACTCCCACTCCAGTGGAAGTTCCGAGTCCCTTCCTTTCCCACGGGACCAGTGGTGGCTTCTGGGGAGCCTCTGACCTCAGTGTGTCCCTGGTCTGGAAGCCAGCCCTGGGGCAAGCAGCGGGCGGTTGGGGTTTGGCCGACCCTGGGCCTTGGATCGGCGAGGGGCGCACTAGGCTAAGCCCAGTAAAGGGACCAGGCCTGAGAACTGCCCCCCATCCCTCGCGTctttttctcctgcctcctctctccttgCCCCCTTTCTGCGCCTTCGTCTCTTTCCCGCCTCCCTCCTTAGGCCCCGCTCCTGCTCGCCCCTATTCccgtctctccccaccccctccctttcTGGGGCTGGCATTTCCCGGCGGCGCCCGAAGCCTCCAAGTCGAGTCCGCGCAGCGCGAGCCCTGGGGAGGCGTGCGGGGCGGCCCAGGGCCGCGCGCTCTCGGCAGGGAAGCCGCCCTCCAGAAGGGGCCGCCCCGGGCTGCCCGGCTCCCGGGAGAGGCTGAGCGCCCGAGGGGTCGGCGAGGAGGGCGTCCGGCGCGCCGGGAGCTCGGGGCAGCCGCGGCCCCGAGTGGCGGGTGGGGGGACGCGGAGCCGCG GAAAAGTCGTGGAAATACACCCGGATCAAAACGCCCCTCGCCCTCGTGA
- the POU2AF3 gene encoding POU class 2 homeobox associating factor 3: MQSTPHYFPDSFQAAPFCFNQSLTPESPSDFSTLSGSLDYNYCPAQLPSYAAESHTAVPQLDTRNCGHPSGDYTYAHPPAHAQYDSFSPASICCCASCEAERLDAFRASDCFSYPSTDYVNFAPSAAASSDFYKREANWDICYS, encoded by the exons ATGCAAAGTACTCCACACTATTTCCCAGACAGCTTCCAAGCTGCCCCTTTCTGCTTTAACCAGAGCCTG ACGCCAGAATCGCCTTCGGATTTCTCCACTCTCTCTGGCTCTTTAGACTACAATTACTGTCCTGCTCAGCTGCCTTCATACGCCGCGGAGAGCCACACCGCTGTCCCCCAGCTGGACACCAGGAACTGCGGCCACCCGTCAGGAGATTACACCTACGCTCACCCGCCCGCGCATGCCCAGTATGACAGCTTCTCCCCCGCCTCCATCTGCTGCTGTGCCTCCTGTGAGGCCGAACGCTTGGACGCCTTCAGAGCCTCAGACTGCTTTTCCTACCCCAGCACAGACTATGTGAATTTCGCTCCCTCCGCAGCAGCAAGCAGTGATTTCTATAAGAGGGAAGCAAATTGGGACATTTGCTACAGTTAA